DNA sequence from the bacterium genome:
TTTCGATCGCCATTACTAGCTAAAGTTAAGCTAGCCGGTGCGATACTGACCGCCGGCTACGACATAGACGGCATCATTGGGTTGGAGGGCTTCCTGGCCTGAGTATCTATCCGATTCGGAAGACCGTATGAACCGTCGAACCTTCCTCGGCCTGATGGGGCGGGGAGCAGGACTTGCCGCCGCCACCCGTCTGTTGCCCCCGCGCGCCGTGCGCGCGGCATCCTCGGCCGGCAAAGGCACTCTCGTGATGGCGCCCAGCTTCGTCATCCGGAGCCTCGATCCCGGCCACGTCCTCGAGCCCGTCGCCGAGATGGTCGCCCACGCCGCATACGACTCCCTGGTCACCTTCGACGGCGAAGATCTCCAGACCCCGAAGCCCTCCCTCGCCGTGAGCTGGAAGGCCTCAGGCGACGGCAAGACGTACACGCTCTCGCTCAGGCCGAACGTGAAGTTCGCGAGCGGGAATCCGATGACCTCGGCCGACGTGAAGTGGTCGTTCGACCGGGTCATCAACCTCAAGTCCAACCCGAGCTTCTTCCTCGACGGCGTGGAAGAGGTCCTCGCACCTACCCCCCAGACGGTGATCCTCAGGATGAAGGCTCCCCAGCCCTCGATTGTGCCGATCCTGTCGAGCCCGAGCCTCGGGATCCTCGACAGCAAGCTGGTGGCCGAGCACGGAGGCGACGCTGGACCCGAGGCCAAGACCCGGGACCAAGCCGAGGCCTACCTCAACGGCCACTCCGCGGGCACGGGGGCGTTTTCGATCGAGAGTTACACGGCCAATCAGGAGGTTGTCCTCGCGCGGAATCCTGGCCACTGGCGGGGGCCCGCTGCGATGGACCGGATCGTGGTTCGCAATATCCCGGAGGCGTCCACGCAGGCGCTGCAGTTGGAGCGGGGCGGCCTGGACATCACCACCGGGCTGGGGCGAGACAACGCCCAGACGCTGCGGCGCTTCCCGGGCATCACCGTGCAGTCCAGCCGGGTGGCCACCTCGTTTGTGTTCATGGTCAACAAGGACCCGCAGTTGAGCGGCCAGCTCTCCCACCCGAAGGTCATCCAGGCGATCCGCTACGCGCTCGACTACGACGGCATCCTCACGATCGCCGGCCCGGGTG
Encoded proteins:
- a CDS encoding ABC transporter substrate-binding protein, with the protein product MNRRTFLGLMGRGAGLAAATRLLPPRAVRAASSAGKGTLVMAPSFVIRSLDPGHVLEPVAEMVAHAAYDSLVTFDGEDLQTPKPSLAVSWKASGDGKTYTLSLRPNVKFASGNPMTSADVKWSFDRVINLKSNPSFFLDGVEEVLAPTPQTVILRMKAPQPSIVPILSSPSLGILDSKLVAEHGGDAGPEAKTRDQAEAYLNGHSAGTGAFSIESYTANQEVVLARNPGHWRGPAAMDRIVVRNIPEASTQALQLERGGLDITTGLGRDNAQTLRRFPGITVQSSRVATSFVFMVNKDPQLSGQLSHPKVIQAIRYALDYDGILTIAGPGAVRMAGVIPTTLPGALDSKEAIRTDRDKAHALLREGGLGAIKGTMMYSSDATAYGIQYAVLAQKIQADLAAVGIALDLNGLPGILSLQNYREGKTPAFFSGDAAGYPDGSTFLAYLPGRLVGKRMRWPANASPEAQELARWGDEAEAEGDPRKRVALLQKVQRRLLEIGPYAPLFQPALSWAHRADLRGVTFHSVWGVDFYAVRRV